One Solanum pennellii chromosome 9, SPENNV200 DNA segment encodes these proteins:
- the LOC107031628 gene encoding auxin response factor 18-like: MITFMDPKEKVKEIEKCLDSQLWHACAGSMVQMPSISSKVFYFPQGHSEHASGNVDFRSSIRIPSYIPCKVSAIKYMADPETDEVFAKIRLIPVGRNEVEFDDDGVVGMNGSDNQDKPSSFAKTLTQSDANNGGGFSVPRYCAETIFPRLDYSADPPVQTILAKDVHGETWKFRHIYRGTPRRHLLTTGWSTFVNHKKLVAGDSIVFLRAENGDLCVGIRRAKRGIGGGPETSSGWNPAGGNCMVPYGGFSSFLREDENKLMRNGNGNNGGNLMNKGKVKAESVIEAANLAASGQPFEVIYYPRASTPEFCVKSSLVKSALQIRWCSGMRFKMPFETEDSSRISWFMGTISSVQVSDPIRWPDSPWRLLQVTWDEPDLLQNVKRVSPWLVELVSNMPTIHLSPFSPPRKKLRLPQHPDFPLDGHLPMPAFSGNHLLGPNSPFGCLPDNTPAGMQGARHAQYGLSLSDLHFNKLHSSLFPVGFPPLDQAAAAPRRPLNSPMISKPCNNENISCLLTMGNSAHSTKKSDIGKAPQLVLFGQPILTEQQISLSCSGDTVSTVRTGNSSSDGNADKIGNVSDGSGSALNQRGLTERSPCDTFQSDPNTEIGHCKVFMESEDVGRTLDLSLLGSYEELCRKLANMFGIDNSEMLNHVLYRDTTGSVKQLGDEPFSDFMKTARRLTILTDSSSDNVGIRE; this comes from the exons ATGATTACTTTTATGGATCCAAAGGAAAAAGTGAAGGAAATAGAAAAGTGTTTAGATTCTCAACTATGGCATGCTTGTGCTGGTAGTATGGTACAAATGCCTTCAATTAGTTCAAAAGTTTTTTACTTTCCTCAAGGACACTCAGAGCATGCCTCTGGAAATGTTGATTTTAGGAGTTCCATTAGGATTCCGTCGTATATTCCTTGTAAAGTCTCCGCGATTAAGTATATGGCAGATCCTGAGACTGATGAGGTTTTTGCCAAAATTAGGTTGATTCCTGTTGGTAGGAATGAGGTTGAATTTGATGATGATGGGGTTGTTGGGATGAATGGTTCGGATAACCAAGATAAGCCTAGTTCATTTGCTAAGACGTTAACGCAATCAGATGCGAATAATGGTGGAGGTTTTTCTGTCCCGAGGTATTGTGCAGAGACGATCTTTCCTCGTCTGGATTACTCTGCGGATCCTCCTGTTCAGACCATCCTTGCTAAGGATGTTCACGGGGAGACGTGGAAATTCAGGCATATTTATAGAGGGACGCCTAGGCGCCATCTGTTGACGACTGGATGGAGTACTTTTGTGAACCACAAAAAGCTCGTCGCGGGTGATTCCATTGTGTTCTTGAGGGCTGAAAACGGGGACCTTTGTGTAGGCATTCGGAGGGCAAAGAGGGGAATTGGAGGTGGACCTGAGACTTCTTCTGGATGGAATCCGGCTGGAGGGAATTGTATGGTACCATACGGAGGGTTTTCCAGTTTTCTTAGGGAAGATGAGAATAAATTAATGAGAAATGGGAACGGGAATAATGGTGGGAACTTGATGAACAAGGGAAAAGTAAAGGCAGAATCAGTTATCGAAGCTGCAAATCTTGCAGCCAGTGGacagccatttgaggtgatctATTATCCTCGTGCTAGCACTCCGGAGTTCTGTGTGAAGTCCTCGCTTGTAAAGTCAGCATTGCAGATCCGTTGGTGCTCGGGGATGAGGTTCAAGATGCCATTCGAAACTGAAGATTCTTCACGGATAAGTTGGTTCATGGGAACTATATCTTCAGTTCAAGTCTCCGATCCCATTCGATGGCCAGATTCACCATGGAGGCTTCTTCAG GTGACGTGGGACGAACCTGATCTGCTCCAAAACGTGAAACGTGTCAGCCCATGGCTTGTGGAATTAGTCTCAAACATGCCTACCATTCATCTTTCTCCATTCTCGCCCCCACGAAAGAAACTAAGATTACCTCAACATCCAGATTTTCCTCTAGATGGCCACCTTCCTATGCCGGCTTTCTCCGGCAACCACCTTCTAGGGCCTAATAGCCCCTTTGGTTGTCTTCCCGACAACACCCCTGCTGGCATGCAGGGAGCCAGGCATGCTCAATATGGTTTATCATTATCAGATCTCCATTTCAATAAGTTGCATTCTAGTTTGTTTCCGGTTGGTTTTCCGCCACTTGATCAGGCTGCAGCAGCACCCCGTAGACCCCTGAATAGTCCAATGATCAGCAAGCCATGCAACAATGAGAATATATCTTGCTTGCTAACCATGGGAAATTCTGCTCACTCTACGAAGAAATCTGATATTGGGAAAGCACCACAACTCGTGCTTTTCGGTCAACCTATACTAACTGAGCAGCAGATCTCTCTTAGCTGCTCGGGAGATACTGTTTCTACTGTTCGTACAGGCAATAGTTCCTCGGATGGAAATGCTGATAAAATCGGGAACGTGTCCGATGGTTCAGGTTCTGCACTCAATCAACGTGGATTAACAGAACGCTCACCATGCGACACATTTCAATCTGACCCTAATACCGAGATTGGACACTGTAAGGTTTTTATGGAATCAGAAGATGTAGGTCGCACTCTGGATCTTTCATTGCTAGGATCTTACGAAGAGTTATGCAGGAAATTGGCAAATATGTTCGGTATTGACAACTCGGAGATGCTTAATCACGTACTTTACCGGGATACCACTGGCTCGGTCAAGCAACTTGGTGATGAACCATTTAG CGACTTCATGAAAACAGCGCGAAGGTTAACAATTCTAACTGATTCCAGCAGTGACAATGTAGGAATCAGGGAATAG